A stretch of the Tannerella serpentiformis genome encodes the following:
- a CDS encoding efflux RND transporter periplasmic adaptor subunit — MKTIYMTIMAGALVILASCSGNKNVENQTKETEEQHTEEVELTQTQISTVGITLGKVEKKELGSVIRVNGELKLNPQDKADVMSLIGGIVRKISVIEGQQVKAGQTVAYIENTEIVEMQKNYLVAAKEKETAQLEQQRQRTLSAQGAGVEKTLQQAEAAYATAQARLTGLYHQLVQIGISPEQVAAGKIVLQVPVRTTIPGVVGKVSVNTGTYVDTTTPLMQIADNSAVYASLNVFERNISQVEVGQDVDFVITNSPEARVKGKVSLVNRSMNPETKAIAVHAQITGGNADRLIVGMYITGLIHTGKKEVTALPDDAIVSAEGKKFVFVLDGRQADGKEQTLHFKRVEVITGVGELGYTQVDFVNPVDADATVVTGKAFYLASMSADHGEH, encoded by the coding sequence GAACTGACGCAGACGCAGATAAGCACCGTGGGCATCACGCTGGGCAAAGTGGAGAAAAAGGAACTCGGCAGCGTAATTCGCGTCAACGGGGAGCTGAAGCTAAATCCGCAGGACAAGGCGGATGTCATGTCGCTCATCGGCGGCATCGTCCGCAAGATAAGTGTCATAGAGGGGCAGCAGGTAAAAGCCGGACAGACGGTGGCCTACATCGAGAACACGGAGATTGTGGAGATGCAGAAGAACTACCTTGTGGCTGCAAAAGAAAAGGAGACGGCCCAGCTGGAACAGCAGAGGCAACGAACGCTGTCCGCGCAGGGAGCCGGAGTGGAAAAGACGCTCCAGCAAGCGGAAGCGGCATACGCGACCGCACAGGCACGCCTGACGGGATTGTATCACCAGTTGGTGCAAATCGGCATCAGTCCGGAACAAGTGGCAGCGGGGAAGATAGTCTTGCAAGTCCCCGTGCGCACGACTATTCCGGGTGTGGTAGGCAAGGTAAGTGTGAACACCGGCACTTACGTGGACACCACCACTCCGCTGATGCAGATAGCCGACAATTCGGCCGTCTATGCCAGCCTCAATGTGTTCGAGCGCAACATAAGCCAGGTCGAGGTCGGGCAGGACGTGGATTTCGTCATCACGAACAGCCCGGAGGCGCGCGTCAAAGGCAAGGTGTCTTTGGTGAACCGCTCCATGAACCCGGAGACCAAGGCCATCGCCGTACATGCCCAAATTACCGGAGGCAACGCCGACAGGCTGATTGTCGGAATGTACATCACCGGACTGATACATACGGGCAAGAAGGAGGTCACGGCTCTGCCTGACGATGCCATAGTCAGCGCGGAAGGCAAGAAGTTCGTTTTCGTCCTCGATGGCAGACAGGCGGACGGAAAGGAGCAAACGCTGCATTTCAAGCGCGTGGAAGTCATAACGGGAGTCGGCGAGCTGGGATATACGCAGGTTGATTTCGTGAACCCCGTGGATGCGGACGCCACAGTAGTAACAGGCAAAGCATTTTACCTCGCTTCCATGTCCGCCGACCACGGCGAACACTGA